In Mesotoga sp. Brook.08.105.5.1, the following proteins share a genomic window:
- a CDS encoding patatin-like phospholipase family protein: protein MGKLNLSELLIPAKERVNFDGKIGLVLSGGGARGAYQIGVWKALKDCGIEIGGVYGTSVGALNSMAVAMDKFEDARELWLKIDFDKVVVDGTDGNLIEKAIGALKTGGFDPAPLRKNFGRLLKEEEVRKAPIDVGIVTYSLSNMEPRELFIEDIPEGELRDYILASANHPVFRREQIGLEKFIDGGIYRNIPVNMALSRGFKEIIIVDLGPKRIRDLLTLVSLKRLDEVKHLVIKPREFYGDVLDFDPEVSRNFMKEGYLDCLSELGYLAGEEYYVFAKQDTIAKALFSMPEKKKKEAKAIFGIEPWQSESTHHFYYGQLMPVLQDHFGTSGPLETWVVLLEKLAGHLEFGKLELFTLQTLIGRIVSAARSSIENIKYNDIACERVVSFLELLIDNSKMKDLEDQEFRVFEDGFSSLTRLE, encoded by the coding sequence GTGGGTAAGTTGAATCTGTCCGAACTTCTTATTCCGGCTAAGGAAAGGGTCAATTTCGACGGTAAAATTGGACTCGTGCTCTCGGGAGGCGGAGCCCGAGGCGCTTATCAGATAGGAGTCTGGAAGGCTCTGAAGGATTGTGGAATTGAGATCGGGGGAGTCTATGGGACGTCGGTAGGCGCCTTAAACTCAATGGCAGTTGCTATGGACAAGTTCGAAGACGCACGCGAATTGTGGCTGAAAATCGATTTCGATAAAGTGGTAGTAGATGGAACTGACGGCAACTTGATCGAAAAAGCGATTGGTGCACTCAAGACCGGCGGGTTCGATCCTGCTCCACTTAGAAAAAACTTTGGCCGTCTCCTTAAGGAAGAGGAAGTTCGAAAAGCCCCGATAGATGTTGGTATCGTCACTTATTCTCTCAGCAATATGGAGCCGAGGGAGCTCTTTATCGAAGATATTCCTGAAGGAGAGCTAAGAGACTACATTCTGGCAAGCGCTAATCATCCAGTCTTCAGAAGAGAGCAAATTGGCTTGGAAAAGTTCATAGATGGTGGAATTTACAGAAATATCCCCGTTAATATGGCTTTGAGCAGAGGGTTCAAGGAGATTATTATTGTCGATCTCGGTCCGAAGAGAATTAGAGATCTTCTGACTCTTGTTTCACTAAAGAGACTTGATGAAGTGAAACATCTCGTAATCAAACCGAGAGAATTCTATGGAGATGTTCTTGACTTCGATCCCGAAGTCTCTCGAAACTTCATGAAAGAGGGATATCTTGACTGTCTCAGCGAACTGGGTTATCTTGCCGGAGAGGAGTACTATGTTTTTGCAAAGCAGGACACAATTGCAAAAGCGCTCTTCTCAATGCCTGAAAAGAAAAAGAAAGAGGCAAAAGCTATCTTTGGAATTGAACCCTGGCAGAGCGAGTCTACTCACCACTTTTATTACGGGCAACTCATGCCAGTATTGCAAGATCATTTCGGAACCTCCGGTCCTTTGGAAACATGGGTGGTCCTCCTAGAGAAGCTTGCAGGACATCTAGAATTTGGGAAGCTGGAGCTGTTCACTTTACAGACTCTGATCGGACGGATCGTTTCTGCTGCGCGCTCAAGTATTGAGAACATAAAGTATAACGATATCGCCTGTGAAAGAGTTGTGAGTTTTCTTGAGCTTCTAATAGACAATTCGAAGATGAAAGATCTCGAAGATCAGGAATTCAGGGTATTCGAAGATGGATTCAGTTCTCTGACCCGCCTGGAATAG
- a CDS encoding aminoacyl-tRNA deacylase has protein sequence MKNEKPLRTNATRILDGLGIEYEVLEYEVDESDLGAVKVASELGLSASKTMKTIVLKGDRSGVFVCCLGGHREIDMKKLPEITGDRNIETVSSDRLLAITGYVRGGVSPLGMNKSFKIYIDGEVLSEERISMSAGKRGLQIWLRPTDLVVATKGNVASFSKEKH, from the coding sequence ATGAAGAATGAGAAGCCTCTAAGAACAAACGCAACAAGGATTCTGGACGGTCTCGGCATAGAGTATGAGGTTCTTGAGTACGAAGTTGACGAAAGTGATCTGGGCGCTGTTAAGGTCGCTTCCGAACTTGGACTTTCAGCTTCTAAAACGATGAAGACAATCGTACTCAAAGGTGATCGAAGCGGTGTCTTCGTGTGCTGTCTCGGTGGGCATCGGGAAATCGATATGAAGAAGCTTCCGGAGATAACTGGTGATAGGAATATCGAAACGGTCTCCTCAGACCGGCTTCTAGCTATTACAGGTTACGTCAGGGGAGGGGTCTCTCCTCTGGGTATGAACAAGAGCTTCAAAATCTATATAGATGGAGAAGTCTTGAGTGAAGAGAGGATTTCTATGAGCGCTGGCAAGCGGGGCCTTCAGATATGGTTAAGGCCGACGGATCTGGTTGTCGCTACGAAAGGTAATGTCGCTTCGTTCTCCAAAGAGAAACACTGA
- a CDS encoding ABC transporter substrate-binding protein, giving the protein MKLRSFLLVLVIMLGISILAVSPELLEAAKKEGKVVVYSITSRISNAAEAFTAKYGIAVEAYNLKDFEMIEKVSREVGNGIVGADFVIAQDGGRVFGELIEPGYLINYVPEDMKDLIPESMQNPLVLSVITKVFLYNSETFTFPPVTNVWALTDPAYKGRFFFKDPFQEGVNMNFLTMLTTPEVVEDLEIAYERYFGEPIKLTTENAGYEWMKGVLENGLVFINSDTTMAESLGIRGQGIDKVGLCTYSKVRYRDTKNLALLPIMGMEPFAGFYYPSYMMLTNNAAHPNAAKLFIEYLLTEEGFAPWAGSEGTYSSNPNILPYPGDNAFDVWEKVLIGEDPEFLFSHRLDVEDFWNMYAY; this is encoded by the coding sequence ATGAAATTGAGGTCGTTCTTGCTCGTGCTAGTCATTATGTTAGGCATTTCTATCCTTGCTGTTTCCCCGGAGCTGCTCGAGGCGGCCAAGAAGGAAGGGAAGGTCGTTGTATATTCTATAACCAGCAGAATATCCAATGCGGCAGAGGCCTTCACAGCGAAGTATGGAATCGCCGTAGAAGCCTATAACCTGAAAGACTTCGAGATGATTGAAAAGGTTTCCAGAGAAGTGGGAAACGGAATCGTCGGCGCGGACTTTGTAATTGCCCAGGACGGTGGTAGAGTATTCGGGGAGCTTATCGAGCCGGGATACTTGATAAACTATGTTCCGGAAGACATGAAGGATCTAATTCCCGAGTCGATGCAGAATCCGCTTGTTCTATCGGTTATCACTAAGGTCTTCCTTTACAACTCCGAGACATTCACTTTCCCGCCCGTAACTAATGTTTGGGCGCTTACGGATCCTGCTTACAAAGGCAGGTTCTTCTTCAAGGACCCCTTCCAGGAAGGCGTAAACATGAATTTCCTTACGATGCTCACAACTCCTGAAGTTGTTGAAGATCTGGAAATCGCTTATGAAAGGTATTTTGGGGAACCAATTAAGCTTACAACAGAAAACGCCGGTTATGAGTGGATGAAAGGAGTTCTCGAGAATGGACTGGTCTTCATCAACAGTGACACAACGATGGCCGAGTCTCTGGGAATAAGAGGACAGGGGATTGACAAGGTCGGTCTATGCACCTATTCAAAGGTAAGATACAGAGACACCAAGAATCTCGCCCTGCTGCCGATTATGGGAATGGAACCCTTTGCCGGTTTCTATTATCCCAGCTACATGATGCTGACGAACAATGCCGCTCATCCTAATGCTGCAAAGCTCTTTATCGAGTATCTACTGACGGAGGAAGGCTTTGCTCCTTGGGCTGGGTCTGAAGGAACTTACTCGTCTAATCCAAATATCCTTCCGTATCCTGGCGACAATGCCTTCGATGTTTGGGAGAAGGTATTGATTGGTGAAGATCCTGAGTTCCTTTTCAGTCACAGACTTGATGTAGAAGACTTCTGGAATATGTACGCATATTAA
- the rbr gene encoding rubrerythrin, translating into MVNLKGTKTLENLMKAFAGESQARNRYTFYASVAKKEGFEQISALFRETADNEKEHAEVFFKHIIEGMTGELPVMVHVDADYPVDLRGTRENLKAAAAGENEEWTELYPTFADVAEKEGFRTVAESFRQIAKVEKRHETRYLKLLENVETEKVFKREEKVLWKCGNCGYILEAKEAPEQCPACKHSKAYFELFVENY; encoded by the coding sequence ATCGTGAATCTAAAAGGCACAAAGACTCTTGAGAACCTAATGAAGGCATTTGCAGGCGAATCACAGGCAAGAAACAGATACACTTTCTACGCTTCCGTAGCCAAGAAGGAAGGATTCGAGCAGATTTCCGCTCTTTTCAGGGAAACTGCCGATAACGAGAAGGAACACGCAGAAGTTTTCTTCAAGCACATCATAGAAGGTATGACAGGCGAACTACCGGTTATGGTCCACGTAGATGCTGACTATCCTGTAGATCTTAGAGGAACGAGAGAGAATCTCAAAGCTGCCGCTGCCGGAGAAAACGAAGAGTGGACGGAACTGTATCCAACATTTGCCGATGTCGCGGAAAAGGAAGGCTTCAGAACTGTTGCAGAGAGCTTCAGACAGATAGCCAAGGTGGAAAAACGCCATGAGACCCGCTATTTGAAACTGCTCGAAAACGTCGAAACCGAAAAGGTATTTAAGAGAGAAGAGAAGGTCCTTTGGAAGTGCGGAAATTGCGGGTATATACTTGAGGCAAAAGAAGCGCCCGAGCAGTGCCCTGCATGCAAACATTCGAAGGCTTACTTCGAACTCTTCGTTGAGAACTATTAG
- the rapZ gene encoding RNase adapter RapZ produces the protein MSSSIIVVTGMSGAGKSSAIDVLEDFGFFCMDNVPPSIIGELVRIIGEQEIDKSAVVIDIRTAKKFGGMDKVIESIESLKERGLGVTTIFLDAEDEVLYYRYQKTRRAHPLQEEIGLEEAIQKERSIMEPLKLHCDHVIDTSKMDMKEMKEAIVSIISGKGYSLPPMRIEIESFSYNEGVPHDANLIFDVRFLPNPYYYEDLIELTGMDKQVKDYLETYPEIESYFNTVLRLCRITIEGFAGSGRNFIKIAVGCTGGKHRSVYIAERLYEALKTDSVRLSLDHREQKIHKENS, from the coding sequence ATGTCTTCATCTATTATCGTTGTAACCGGAATGTCCGGCGCCGGAAAGTCTTCGGCAATCGATGTTCTTGAGGATTTTGGCTTCTTCTGCATGGACAACGTTCCTCCTTCGATTATTGGAGAGCTTGTAAGAATAATCGGCGAGCAGGAAATCGACAAGAGTGCCGTCGTAATCGATATTCGTACGGCCAAGAAGTTCGGCGGAATGGATAAGGTAATTGAGAGCATTGAATCGCTTAAAGAGAGAGGGTTGGGAGTAACAACGATTTTCCTCGATGCTGAGGACGAGGTTCTATACTACAGATATCAGAAGACACGGAGAGCACATCCTCTCCAGGAAGAGATAGGACTTGAAGAAGCGATTCAGAAGGAAAGAAGTATCATGGAGCCGCTGAAACTGCACTGTGATCATGTTATCGATACTTCAAAAATGGATATGAAAGAGATGAAAGAGGCAATTGTTTCGATAATCAGCGGCAAGGGATATTCGCTTCCACCTATGAGAATAGAAATAGAGAGCTTTTCTTATAATGAAGGAGTGCCTCATGATGCCAACCTGATTTTCGATGTGAGATTCCTTCCCAACCCCTATTATTACGAGGATCTCATAGAGCTTACAGGAATGGACAAGCAAGTTAAGGATTATTTGGAGACCTATCCGGAGATCGAAAGCTATTTCAACACTGTTCTGAGACTATGCAGGATAACGATAGAGGGATTCGCGGGAAGCGGAAGAAACTTCATCAAGATAGCTGTTGGCTGTACCGGAGGCAAGCATAGGTCTGTGTATATCGCCGAACGTCTGTACGAAGCGCTCAAGACAGATAGCGTAAGGCTTTCGCTTGATCACAGAGAGCAAAAGATACATAAAGAGAACTCCTGA
- a CDS encoding alpha-amylase family glycosyl hydrolase translates to MCVFYELYIRSFCDGNGDGIGDLVGAEQKLDYLAGLGIEGIWLLPILQSPAYHGYSVTDFFSINPIYGNLKELRSFLASAHRRDLKVILDLPINHTSPSHEWFLRALDGERPYRDWYLFLQNEDWLKARRHWDGEKVWTNYSGQWAYTLFGPGSPDLNYESTSLWQQMKEVLTFWLSVGFDGFRFDAAKHIFDFSIEKGICEYQHSRNIAFWKEMTSHCRSISPDSIFVSEVWDDARIVDLYSAIFGIGFNFPLAEDLKSAIAKKDPELLVISLKTDLNRCFRAKRSYESGLFLTNHDMSRLVSSMNGDRELSLLSMSVMLSLPGVPFFYYGEELGMEGVYNMYFNEEQLEPFLWYENGYGPGQTEWKALGKNHPHSGVSYEAQEAVDDSYYMRFRAILEFRKSNPWLRFATIKSVKRKETLIMLKVAGESKSANILHNLGTKKIAVDLNADVQVINGTVSRYRNKRYLGALASAMEVTE, encoded by the coding sequence ATGTGCGTGTTCTACGAGCTGTATATAAGATCATTTTGCGATGGCAACGGAGACGGAATAGGAGATCTAGTAGGAGCCGAACAGAAACTTGATTATCTTGCAGGTCTCGGTATCGAAGGAATATGGCTCCTACCGATACTTCAGTCGCCGGCATACCACGGTTACAGTGTCACTGACTTTTTCAGCATTAATCCCATATATGGAAATCTCAAAGAGCTGAGAAGCTTTCTTGCTTCAGCACATAGGAGAGATCTGAAAGTGATCCTGGACCTTCCGATCAACCACACTTCTCCTAGTCATGAATGGTTTCTCAGGGCTCTCGACGGCGAAAGACCGTACAGGGACTGGTACCTCTTTCTGCAGAACGAAGACTGGCTAAAGGCAAGGAGACACTGGGACGGGGAGAAGGTATGGACTAATTACTCCGGCCAATGGGCATATACACTTTTCGGCCCGGGAAGCCCCGATCTCAATTACGAATCAACTTCTCTATGGCAACAGATGAAAGAGGTTCTCACATTTTGGCTTTCGGTGGGATTTGACGGCTTCAGATTCGACGCCGCAAAACACATCTTCGATTTCTCTATAGAGAAGGGAATATGCGAGTATCAGCACAGCAGAAATATCGCGTTCTGGAAAGAGATGACCTCGCACTGCCGATCAATTTCGCCCGATTCGATCTTTGTGAGCGAAGTTTGGGATGATGCAAGAATTGTGGATCTTTATTCTGCGATCTTCGGAATCGGATTCAACTTCCCGCTGGCCGAAGACTTGAAGTCAGCAATTGCCAAGAAGGATCCTGAGCTTCTGGTAATATCATTGAAGACAGATTTGAACAGGTGCTTCAGGGCCAAACGCAGCTACGAATCTGGACTCTTCCTTACGAATCATGATATGAGTCGTTTGGTATCGTCAATGAACGGCGACCGTGAACTCTCGCTTCTTTCAATGTCTGTAATGCTATCTCTTCCGGGAGTACCCTTCTTCTACTATGGCGAGGAACTGGGCATGGAAGGTGTCTACAATATGTACTTCAACGAAGAACAGCTGGAACCCTTTCTCTGGTATGAGAACGGCTACGGTCCGGGACAGACGGAATGGAAGGCTCTCGGCAAAAACCATCCTCACAGCGGTGTGTCCTATGAAGCGCAAGAAGCTGTCGATGACAGCTACTATATGAGATTCAGGGCTATACTTGAATTCAGAAAGAGTAATCCCTGGCTAAGATTTGCCACAATCAAGAGCGTGAAGCGCAAGGAGACTTTGATAATGTTAAAGGTGGCTGGAGAGAGCAAGAGCGCAAACATACTCCACAATCTCGGAACGAAGAAGATTGCTGTCGATTTGAACGCTGATGTCCAAGTGATCAACGGCACCGTATCGAGGTACAGGAACAAGAGATATCTTGGCGCCCTAGCTAGTGCGATGGAGGTTACTGAATGA
- the prfA gene encoding peptide chain release factor 1 translates to MDLEKIMEVFRERFKEVERELSRPEVASDPEKLMEYGKKHSELSEIINLYNDIESMKSELDEWYEMKNSAGESEQEEIAQTISDLENSIGKQELNLKGLLVPDLSDNRNIIIEIRAGTGGEEAALFAADLFRMYSRYAERNNWKSEIIDSNETDIGGLKEIVFQIKGRSVFSKLKYESGVHRVQRVPSTESGGRIHTSTATVAVLPEVSETEVKIDPADLRIDTYRASGAGGQHVNKTDSAVRIVHEPTGIVVAVQKERSQHQNKARALEILRAKLYEMYSSKAENEIVETRRTQIGTGERSEKIRTYNFPQNRVTDHRINFTSYRLLYIMDGDLDELITELSAADINKRLELLHRKLIG, encoded by the coding sequence ATGGATCTAGAAAAGATAATGGAAGTATTCAGGGAGAGATTCAAGGAAGTTGAAAGGGAGCTCTCCAGACCAGAAGTTGCCTCCGATCCTGAGAAACTTATGGAGTACGGCAAGAAACATTCCGAGCTTTCCGAGATCATAAATCTCTACAATGACATAGAATCGATGAAAAGCGAGCTTGACGAATGGTATGAGATGAAGAATTCTGCCGGTGAGAGCGAACAGGAAGAGATAGCCCAGACAATATCAGACCTTGAGAATAGCATTGGGAAACAGGAACTGAATCTAAAGGGACTACTGGTTCCCGATCTATCAGACAATAGAAACATAATTATCGAGATAAGAGCGGGAACTGGCGGCGAAGAAGCGGCTCTCTTCGCTGCGGATCTATTCCGCATGTACAGCAGATATGCCGAGCGAAACAACTGGAAATCAGAGATCATTGATTCCAATGAAACAGACATCGGCGGATTAAAAGAAATCGTATTTCAGATAAAAGGTCGGAGCGTATTCAGCAAACTGAAGTATGAAAGCGGAGTCCACAGGGTCCAGAGAGTTCCCTCTACAGAATCCGGCGGAAGGATCCATACTTCGACCGCCACAGTGGCGGTTCTTCCTGAAGTCAGCGAGACGGAAGTCAAAATCGATCCTGCCGACCTAAGAATTGATACGTACAGAGCTTCAGGAGCAGGCGGTCAGCATGTTAACAAGACAGATTCAGCGGTCAGGATAGTTCATGAACCAACGGGAATCGTTGTTGCGGTACAGAAGGAGAGATCTCAGCACCAGAACAAGGCCAGGGCCCTCGAGATACTTCGTGCAAAACTCTACGAGATGTATAGCTCTAAGGCGGAAAATGAAATTGTCGAGACCAGAAGAACGCAAATAGGAACTGGAGAGCGAAGTGAGAAGATAAGAACATACAACTTCCCTCAAAACAGGGTCACTGACCACAGGATTAACTTCACTAGCTACAGACTTCTTTATATAATGGACGGCGACCTCGACGAACTGATAACAGAGCTTTCCGCTGCAGATATAAACAAGCGTTTGGAACTGCTCCACAGGAAACTTATCGGTTAG
- a CDS encoding zinc ribbon domain-containing protein — MYIRSGDPVRTVIKVIGGIVYGVGIGLIILSFASFFLAPYLSLVFGSVFVFIVLGFIATTLGRMLLGMAKTKSFSGPVSEQEPVSRSEVQEEMTYDYTFVSDREARLEKKKSKSYSRCPECGTENDDKATKCSSCGTSLTGYKKCSLCYMLNKKENRFCKNCGHDFNLD; from the coding sequence ATGTACATCCGCTCTGGTGATCCAGTGAGAACAGTAATCAAAGTTATCGGTGGAATAGTCTACGGTGTCGGCATAGGCTTGATAATACTTAGCTTTGCTAGTTTCTTTCTGGCTCCGTATCTAAGCCTTGTTTTTGGAAGTGTATTCGTTTTTATAGTGTTGGGCTTCATCGCAACAACCCTCGGGAGAATGCTTCTAGGCATGGCGAAGACGAAGAGCTTCTCCGGTCCTGTTAGTGAACAGGAACCCGTTAGCAGGAGCGAAGTTCAGGAGGAAATGACCTACGACTACACCTTTGTTTCCGATAGAGAGGCAAGACTCGAGAAGAAGAAGAGTAAGAGTTATTCTAGGTGTCCGGAGTGCGGCACAGAGAATGACGACAAGGCAACCAAGTGTTCTAGTTGCGGAACTTCTCTAACTGGTTACAAGAAATGTAGCCTTTGCTATATGTTGAACAAAAAAGAGAATCGTTTCTGCAAGAACTGTGGACACGATTTCAATCTTGACTGA
- a CDS encoding cation diffusion facilitator family transporter has product MNEDRASVARMGSIIGVAGNALLAVIKVFTGFFTGSMAILADGVDSTTDILTSIITWISTSVSSKPPDAQHPYGHERADAVASKIVSMIIFFAGAQLAMSSVQKLFTGESSVENLELVIVVAAISSVTKYFLYRYKMSIGKKIDSSVFVADAMNMKLDIVISLSVLGGSIFVGVTGLQIIDSIIGLVVSVLVIKTSIEIFWETNYELMDGLKPGDNVYNIIFEAVERVPGVHNPHKVRVRKMGYKYLVDLDIEVDPRLSVRNAHFLAKQVEAAIKKDQENVYDVHVHIEPSGNVEDENFGIDSSREFGKNTDKDQ; this is encoded by the coding sequence ATGAACGAAGATAGAGCTTCAGTCGCCAGAATGGGTTCGATAATAGGCGTAGCTGGAAATGCTTTGCTTGCGGTGATCAAAGTATTTACCGGCTTCTTCACTGGAAGCATGGCTATTCTTGCCGATGGGGTGGATTCAACTACCGACATATTGACATCTATCATAACGTGGATCTCAACATCTGTTTCAAGCAAACCGCCGGATGCTCAACACCCTTATGGTCATGAAAGAGCCGACGCCGTTGCATCCAAAATTGTGTCCATGATTATCTTTTTTGCCGGCGCCCAGCTTGCTATGAGTTCTGTTCAGAAGCTGTTTACCGGAGAGTCTTCCGTCGAGAATCTTGAGCTGGTAATTGTGGTTGCGGCAATCTCATCCGTCACGAAATACTTCCTCTATCGCTACAAGATGAGCATTGGAAAGAAGATTGACTCTTCTGTTTTTGTCGCAGACGCGATGAATATGAAGCTTGACATAGTAATCTCGCTATCCGTTTTGGGAGGTTCGATTTTCGTTGGAGTTACCGGACTGCAGATAATCGACTCGATTATCGGACTGGTTGTATCAGTGCTGGTAATCAAGACCTCTATCGAGATTTTTTGGGAAACCAACTACGAGCTTATGGATGGACTGAAGCCGGGCGACAATGTTTACAACATAATCTTCGAAGCGGTTGAAAGAGTTCCGGGAGTTCACAACCCTCACAAAGTGAGAGTAAGAAAGATGGGTTACAAGTATCTTGTTGATCTAGACATCGAAGTAGACCCCAGGCTGTCTGTTAGGAACGCCCACTTCCTTGCCAAGCAGGTTGAGGCCGCGATAAAGAAGGATCAGGAAAACGTCTATGATGTACATGTTCACATTGAACCTTCGGGAAATGTTGAAGATGAGAACTTCGGAATAGACTCTTCGAGGGAGTTTGGAAAAAACACAGATAAAGACCAGTAG
- a CDS encoding PilT/PilU family type 4a pilus ATPase, translating to MLIMETLSKGEQMNASDVHVTSGGYVMYRVDGELIQDKLLTDAIMMKKIIAELKEVTGMEFEDSDSKEIDFSFGFSSSRVRGNFFYSNKLPVIALRLIPKTVKTIDDLGYPAIFKDFCKPDKGLVLVAGPTGSGKSTTLAAMLENINRTRNAHLITIEDPVEYVFEQKTALIHQRELGPDTKSFYNGLKYAMRQDPDVILVGEMRDSETMELAMTAAETGHLVFSTIHTNSAATTPERIVGVFPPHQQNQIAMQLANTLLAVIYQRLLRRRDGKGRIAILEILVVNQAIRNLIREQKFHQIESMMQAGIKFGMVTFDDALMDAFKKGIIDKDQLQNYARDANAMARRAF from the coding sequence ATGCTAATAATGGAGACTCTGAGCAAGGGTGAACAGATGAATGCGAGCGACGTTCATGTGACTTCCGGGGGTTATGTGATGTACAGGGTCGATGGCGAGTTGATTCAGGACAAGCTTCTTACCGATGCGATAATGATGAAAAAGATCATTGCTGAGCTTAAGGAAGTTACGGGGATGGAGTTTGAGGACTCGGACAGTAAGGAAATCGATTTCTCTTTTGGCTTCAGCTCATCGAGAGTAAGAGGAAATTTCTTCTACTCAAATAAGCTTCCTGTGATAGCTCTGAGGCTCATTCCGAAAACAGTTAAGACTATAGATGACCTAGGTTACCCCGCCATTTTCAAAGACTTCTGCAAGCCGGACAAGGGACTCGTGCTAGTTGCGGGGCCTACAGGCAGCGGTAAATCAACCACTCTTGCAGCGATGCTGGAAAACATAAACAGAACAAGGAATGCACACCTCATAACTATAGAGGATCCTGTAGAGTATGTTTTTGAGCAAAAGACCGCTTTGATTCACCAGAGGGAGCTTGGACCCGATACCAAGTCCTTCTACAACGGCCTTAAGTATGCCATGAGGCAGGACCCGGACGTAATTCTCGTTGGCGAGATGAGAGATAGCGAGACTATGGAACTTGCGATGACCGCTGCGGAGACCGGTCACCTTGTTTTCTCAACGATTCATACGAATTCTGCCGCCACCACTCCCGAAAGGATAGTCGGAGTCTTCCCACCTCATCAGCAGAACCAAATAGCAATGCAGCTTGCAAATACCTTGCTGGCTGTCATTTACCAAAGGCTGCTGAGAAGAAGAGACGGCAAAGGGAGGATTGCAATTCTTGAGATTCTAGTTGTGAACCAGGCGATAAGGAACCTTATCAGGGAACAGAAGTTCCATCAGATAGAATCTATGATGCAAGCCGGCATTAAGTTTGGAATGGTTACCTTTGATGATGCGTTGATGGATGCTTTCAAGAAGGGCATTATCGACAAGGATCAGCTTCAGAACTATGCGAGAGATGCGAACGCCATGGCCAGGAGGGCCTTCTAA